In one window of Leifsonia sp. NPDC080035 DNA:
- the mshD gene encoding mycothiol synthase — protein MTASLRLSVPDLANPADRDAYFAVVDAAADADGAAAFDEQTRLDLAAGRRAPWAARDASGAMRAVAVLGGGALDLVVAPDARGRGVGRQTLSALLEEVPRGALTAWSHGDHPGAHRLAARFGFTAARSLLGMRLMLDGAAHPAAPPHGFSLDRFRPGRDDAEWVGLNQRTFASHPEQGRMTAADLHDRMAEPWFDAGDFLVLRDPDGRMVGYDWLKVGGDDQAGEIYVLGVDPGLSGRGLGRVLLMAGLARLGERGCREAALYVEGDNDAALWLYRSAGFAVSSTDVQYRRSSPVYPGP, from the coding sequence ATGACCGCCTCCCTTCGCCTGTCGGTCCCTGACCTCGCGAATCCCGCCGATCGGGATGCCTACTTCGCCGTGGTGGACGCCGCGGCGGACGCGGACGGCGCCGCCGCGTTCGACGAGCAGACCCGGCTGGACCTTGCCGCCGGGCGGCGTGCGCCGTGGGCCGCACGGGATGCGTCCGGGGCGATGCGCGCCGTCGCCGTGCTCGGCGGCGGAGCGCTCGACCTGGTCGTCGCGCCCGACGCGCGCGGACGCGGCGTCGGGCGGCAGACGCTGTCCGCCCTGCTGGAGGAGGTGCCGCGGGGCGCGCTCACCGCGTGGTCGCACGGCGACCATCCCGGCGCCCACCGGCTGGCGGCGCGCTTCGGCTTCACGGCGGCGCGCTCGCTGCTCGGGATGCGGCTGATGCTCGACGGCGCGGCGCATCCTGCCGCACCACCGCACGGGTTCTCGCTCGACCGCTTCCGGCCGGGGCGCGACGACGCCGAGTGGGTCGGCCTGAACCAGCGCACCTTCGCCTCGCATCCAGAGCAGGGCAGGATGACCGCGGCGGATCTGCACGACAGGATGGCGGAGCCGTGGTTCGACGCCGGCGACTTCCTGGTGCTGCGCGACCCGGACGGGCGCATGGTCGGCTACGACTGGCTCAAGGTCGGCGGGGACGACCAGGCCGGCGAGATCTACGTGCTCGGCGTCGATCCCGGCCTCTCGGGACGCGGCCTCGGCCGGGTGCTTCTGATGGCGGGCCTCGCCCGGCTCGGCGAACGCGGCTGCCGCGAGGCCGCCCTGTACGTCGAGGGCGACAACGACGCCGCACTCTGGCTGTACCGGTCGGCCGGCTTCGCAGTCTCCTCCACAGACGTGCAGTACCGCCGTTCATCCCCCGTTTACCCCGGACCGTGA